ATAAAAATGTTGACTATCCAGCAATAGCTCATCGTAAGcaaaagtgcaaattttttaatattgaagaatattttttttttgttatattttataaCAGTTTTCGGTTGGTGTTTGGCCGCCTTAGGCCTTATACAATTGCCCGGATGGGCTCTATACGAATTGTGGAATCAAAATGAGTCTCTCACATTCAAGGAGGTTTGTATTGCCATAGTTTAGTTAACAAATGCATATGCAATTCTAATGATTTTTTGTGTTTGCTTTAGAAATTGCTGGGCATATTTAGACCATCTCCTGAATGGGGTCCTCTGGATTTAAACCTTAAACAGGAATATGAGAACTAtcgaaaaaatttgcaaagtgCAAATGCTAACAGGAACTTATTACAAAAATTGTATGACAATTTATTTCATTAATTTATTCGATAGAAAAAACTTTAATAGAACAAGagataagaaataaaataaaaataatgtaataaatatttgaaacttgtaaattttatcttatatataaaaatcaatttgtgtttgtttgtaggtttgcttgtttgtttgtttgtttgtatgtttgtgtgttccttatagactcagaaacggctgaaccgattttcattttcacagatagtgcataatgaccccgtggtgaaaatagggtactacatttttttaacatCTGAAGGGaatgcggaccctcccccttaccctaattttcagaaacgccagatctcggagatgggtggtgcgattttaacgaaattttgtgtgctctcatatagtaccctaaaaataaaaatttggtatccaaatttcggatgggatacctaagggggctgtcccaccctaaaacctaccaagcatatatttagaccaatcacgacaatatgggattcaaatgaaaggtatttaggataagaaaacgtatctgatatccaattgtcggaccaagtgctagggggaccaccccaagccccaaaacacccctaaatcggacatatttaccgaccatggcaatatgggactcaaatgaaaggtatttgcgagtagaatacgaatctgatatccaaatgtgggaccacgtttttgggggttcacccctttcccaaaactccccccaacaggacttatttactgaccattggaatatggggcttaaatgaaaggtatttgaatgcagaatacaaatctgataaccaattatgggaccaagtgtttggggggccgccacttcccaaaaaaaatcccccaaaagggacaaatttacgaccatagcaatattgggctcaaataaaaagtctttgggagtaaagcacgaatttgatatcaatattcgggaaaagtgtctatgggaccaccccacccccacaacaccacccaaatagtaagtattttctgactattgcaatatgaggctcaaataagaggagtttttagagtagaacacgaatccgatatatattttgaaggcGAACTCAATTTTCAGAAATGTTGCCCTTAAGGAAATTGTCAtcgaattttgtcttaaaaaataatttaaggaaagtttttttttagaaaatttttggaaaaatatcaataaaatgttgtctttaataacattttttaaaacactGCCTTTCAAaatgtccttgaaattttgtttattttttttttttaaattgtgtcTTCAAATGGCATTAACATTTTGGTGTTGGCGCTACCCAGGGATTGGCGTTACTCGTGGATGTGTCAATAACAATTAATGCCCTCAGGAGTATATTTAATGTGGGCTCCCTTTATAACTACGATGTCATGACTTATACTCATCATCATCCTGCCCCTCTTCATCTTAAATTTTGGAGATATAATGATAATTGAAAAGAAATCGCCGCATTCTAtaagttaggttaagttaggttaaaaAATATGAGGGCTTTAATAAGCCCATAATGTTCCATCGATGATGGCAGCTTAGGTTAAAAAATATGAGGGCTTTAATAAGCCCATAATGTTCCATCGATGATGGCAGCTAAACTAAAATATGTTCCATTCTTAACCAACTCGGCATGACCGTCGACGGTCAGAAgtctcactgtttaaaattaatTCTTTTGAATCAATAATATTTTCTCTTCAATACATATAAGAATTTATCTTCTGTAATAGATTGCTACCTTCTCCAATGATGCGCTCTTAAAATATTTACACTCGCCAAACAATGCTGGAACACATACAAGCTTTCATAGCTCTATATAAACAGTCttatttattgattttggaAATATGTTGTTTTTACACTTCTTATATAATATGCACTACAAAAAGTCGTTAATTATCCGTTAATTTACTATCGCTAACCGATGTCTCTGCCAAATAAACCCGTTTAGTAATCAGATAGTCACGcatcaatttaaaaaatgtaaattggTTAGTCAATGTTATAAAACttaaggataaaataaaatgcCACTCTATTGCATAGTAGAGCAATGATATTCCCGATAGAACAATACAGGCCTGAATAGCCGTCAAACTACCATATATAACTGAAGGATTATGGAAAAGTTTctgaaatatacaaaaaaaaagcacaTTTAAAGATGATTTTAAATAGTTAGTGGTATTTTAACTTACATAAAATCGTTCATGAGTTATATTTCCAGGTATGGCGACGGTTACTGGACCTACACTTCGATACAAATCTCCAGTAAATTTTACCGTACTGCTGGGAGCCCATAATGTGGTTTTAATCCAGTTTGAGGCGATAGTATTACTATCGGCGCCTGAACGCACTTCCATCTTAAGCCAATAGCCCAAATGAAGTGCTGCCCGATGTAATATATCACTATATTTGGAGGGAAAACTAAACACTGTACAACATTGGAAAACGCTGAGAAAAACTAATACAATATGTTGGGCAGCCCACAAAACATTATAGTGTACGGCATTGGCAAAATAACAGGGGAGGAAAGCCGAGTAATAGGTATTAAAAAGCGACGTAAAGATGACTTGTTTGAAACGACAATTGAAATCGTTGCGTAAAACATCAATTTCAAAGCGAATGCCATTTGGATTTGCCGAGCAGCAATGCAGAGGAAATCCATTGAAATAGGCACCACCCTTTATTTCATAATTAAATCGTAAAAATGGCTCCAAAGCCAAACCAAACGCCAAAAAGTAAACAATGAAACTGGAAAATAAAAGTTTCTACTCAAGAAATAGACCAAATTGAAATTTGTGTACTACTTACGGGTAAACCAAAAGAAATATAGACAAGTAATTTCTATTGGTATACATCATGATTATACAGGTCACAGGAAGAGTCAAGATTAACACCTCCAAAACGCATTTGAAAACTTTGCTCATACGCTGACATTGGGTaggtagaaaaaaatataagccTTTGA
The genomic region above belongs to Stomoxys calcitrans chromosome 5, idStoCalc2.1, whole genome shotgun sequence and contains:
- the LOC106088368 gene encoding transmembrane protein 39A encodes the protein MMRDNSSKEEDEHAGQQHINSNSHITPMPKHIPFPDPASSSELLNELIMFLFSSCVAAMQFINIYRTNWWLPQVQITNTVNLHHVNPHLILLIIVMNVRRLLYCLSLKGLYFFLPTQCQRMSKVFKCVLEVLILTLPVTCIIMMYTNRNYLSIFLLVYPFIVYFLAFGLALEPFLRFNYEIKGGAYFNGFPLHCCSANPNGIRFEIDVLRNDFNCRFKQVIFTSLFNTYYSAFLPCYFANAVHYNVLWAAQHIVLVFLSVFQCCTVFSFPSKYSDILHRAALHLGYWLKMEVRSGADSNTIASNWIKTTLWAPSSTVKFTGDLYRSVGPVTVAIPGNITHERFYKLFHNPSVIYGSLTAIQACIVLSGISLLYYAIEWHFILSLSFITLTNQFTFFKLMRDYLITKRVYLAETSVSDSKLTDN